One region of Candidatus Manganitrophus noduliformans genomic DNA includes:
- a CDS encoding type II toxin-antitoxin system ParD family antitoxin has protein sequence MSMNINLTPQLEQMVREKVASGLYTSASEVVREALRLMEEKDRLRAAKLEQLREAIQEGLNSGPATPFDIEEVKREGRKRLAARTKKPGA, from the coding sequence TTAATCTCACGCCGCAATTAGAACAGATGGTCCGGGAAAAGGTCGCCTCAGGCCTTTACACTTCAGCAAGTGAAGTTGTCCGGGAAGCGCTGCGACTGATGGAAGAGAAAGACCGGCTGAGGGCGGCAAAGCTTGAGCAACTGCGCGAGGCCATCCAAGAGGGGTTGAACAGCGGCCCTGCTACCCCTTTTGACATCGAGGAAGTGAAGCGGGAGGGGCGGAAGAGACTCGCCGCGCGAACCAAGAAACCTGGGGCCTAG
- a CDS encoding type II toxin-antitoxin system RelE/ParE family toxin, with protein sequence MPVIDKLPLALADLSEIWSYIAEDNAAKADDLLQLIEAKFNMLAEQPMMGRLRDELAPKLRSFPVGRYVIFYEVIPKGIVVVRVLHAAMDVGAHFEEE encoded by the coding sequence ATGCCGGTCATCGACAAGCTTCCCCTCGCCCTCGCTGACCTGAGCGAAATTTGGAGCTACATTGCAGAGGACAATGCAGCCAAGGCCGATGATCTCTTGCAGCTCATCGAGGCCAAATTCAACATGCTTGCCGAGCAGCCAATGATGGGCCGCCTGCGGGATGAGTTGGCCCCAAAGCTGCGAAGCTTCCCGGTCGGCCGGTATGTGATTTTTTACGAAGTAATACCAAAAGGGATTGTCGTGGTGCGTGTTCTGCATGCCGCGATGGATGTGGGAGCGCACTTCGAGGAGGAGTAG